One uncultured Flavobacterium sp. genomic region harbors:
- a CDS encoding triple tyrosine motif-containing protein: MKTKLSLLFFLMSFLLFSQEFPPIIKYSSSVYGAGNQSWMISQDDQNYLYFANNDGLLEYNGTTWQLYPAQNETIIRSVKVIGNKIYTGCYMNFGYWTRQINGKLKYTSLSDTIKSKILDDEQFWNILKYDQWVLFQSLNRIYIYDTKTGKFKIIAPGNGVIKSFAPKNAIYFQTIKEGLFEIESGKAKLVSDNPILKKFTIVNVFNTDDGLLIQTQLDGIYKLTGNTLTRFATDVDAELKSSFVYSSQLLQDGSFALGTVSNGIFILSNTGKLKYHISQSKGLSNNTALSLFEDKDQNLWVGLDNGINCINIQSPVHSFTDDTGVLGTVYASATFNGLLYVGTNQGLFCKNVQSNSEFKFINGTKGQVWSLFVYDNTLFCGHDSGTFIVTSDSARSIFSASGTWKFEPVLNSRNQLFQGNYYGISVLEKVNNQWVFRNKVQGFDYSSRYFEVSNNLDVYVSHEYKGIFRLKLDKTLLKTQGFYTYKYPGKGKNASLTKFNNQIYYAYKGGIFKLNPSTKRFEKDNLLSSIFEKDEYTSGKLIVDNSNKIWLFSKNYIHYFSASKLSNQLKQNVIPIPSSLTNSMLGYENITQISKSTYLIGTTDGYYTLNIDDLTFKNYNVFITDISINKQNETLKNVAIQSEGNFRSSENNITLNYTVPEYNKYINSEYQYLLEGFQNDWSEWSTKATVNFKNLSPGKYTFKVRAKYANTILENTATYTFVVLKPWYSTNLAWFIYFLLMLILAYFINKAYTNYYRKQEEKLIEENNLLLEIKELENEQQLMKLRNEQLSQDVDNKNRELAVSTMSLNSKNELLAFIKEDLKKTTQNDSNNIKSVISTINKNITEEDSWNVFKEAFDNADKDFLKRIKQQHPLLTPNDLRLCAYLRLNLSSKEIAPLFNISVRSVEIKRYRLRKKMDLQHEIGLVEYILAV, encoded by the coding sequence TTGAAAACTAAACTGTCTTTACTGTTTTTTTTGATGAGTTTCTTGCTGTTTTCACAGGAGTTTCCGCCAATTATCAAATATTCATCTTCTGTTTATGGCGCTGGAAATCAGAGTTGGATGATTTCGCAGGACGATCAAAATTATTTGTATTTTGCTAATAATGATGGACTTTTAGAATATAATGGAACAACCTGGCAATTGTATCCTGCTCAAAATGAGACTATTATTCGATCTGTAAAAGTGATTGGAAATAAGATATATACAGGTTGTTACATGAATTTTGGTTACTGGACACGACAAATCAATGGTAAACTAAAATATACTTCGCTTAGCGATACCATCAAAAGTAAAATACTCGATGATGAACAGTTTTGGAATATTCTGAAATACGATCAATGGGTTTTATTTCAATCCCTGAACCGAATTTATATTTATGATACTAAAACCGGAAAATTCAAAATCATTGCGCCTGGAAATGGCGTGATAAAGTCGTTTGCGCCTAAAAATGCTATTTATTTTCAAACAATTAAAGAAGGACTTTTTGAAATCGAAAGCGGAAAAGCGAAGTTGGTTTCTGATAATCCTATTCTTAAAAAATTTACTATTGTCAATGTTTTCAATACAGATGACGGTTTACTAATTCAAACGCAATTAGACGGTATTTATAAATTGACAGGAAACACTTTAACGCGTTTTGCTACAGATGTTGATGCCGAATTAAAATCGAGTTTCGTATACAGCAGCCAGCTTCTGCAGGACGGAAGTTTTGCTTTGGGAACGGTTTCTAACGGAATTTTTATTTTATCAAATACGGGTAAACTGAAATACCATATTTCGCAAAGCAAAGGTTTGAGCAATAATACGGCTTTATCACTTTTTGAAGATAAAGACCAGAATTTATGGGTGGGACTTGATAACGGAATCAATTGTATTAATATCCAATCACCGGTTCATAGTTTTACCGACGATACAGGAGTTTTAGGAACCGTTTATGCATCGGCAACTTTTAACGGTTTGTTGTATGTGGGAACAAATCAGGGTTTGTTTTGCAAAAATGTGCAAAGCAATTCAGAGTTTAAATTTATCAACGGAACAAAAGGTCAGGTTTGGTCACTTTTTGTATACGATAATACGCTTTTTTGTGGTCACGATTCCGGTACTTTTATTGTTACGAGTGATTCTGCCAGAAGTATATTTTCGGCGTCAGGAACCTGGAAATTTGAACCTGTTTTAAATTCTAGAAATCAATTGTTTCAGGGGAATTATTATGGAATTTCGGTTTTGGAAAAGGTAAATAATCAGTGGGTTTTCAGGAATAAAGTTCAGGGTTTTGATTATTCTTCAAGATATTTTGAAGTTTCAAACAATTTGGATGTTTATGTAAGTCATGAATACAAAGGGATTTTTAGACTTAAACTGGACAAAACGCTCTTAAAAACACAAGGATTTTATACTTATAAATATCCCGGAAAAGGAAAAAATGCAAGTTTGACCAAATTCAATAATCAAATTTATTATGCTTATAAAGGCGGAATTTTTAAATTAAATCCTTCGACAAAAAGGTTCGAAAAAGATAATTTATTGAGCTCTATTTTTGAGAAAGACGAATATACTTCGGGTAAATTAATTGTTGATAATTCGAATAAAATCTGGCTTTTTTCTAAAAACTACATTCATTATTTCTCTGCGAGTAAATTAAGCAATCAATTAAAGCAGAATGTAATCCCGATTCCGTCTTCCTTAACCAATTCGATGTTAGGATACGAGAATATTACTCAAATTTCAAAATCAACGTATTTAATTGGCACAACAGACGGTTATTATACCTTAAACATAGATGATTTAACTTTTAAAAATTACAATGTTTTTATAACTGATATTTCGATAAACAAACAAAATGAAACTTTAAAAAATGTTGCAATTCAAAGTGAAGGGAATTTTCGCTCGAGCGAAAATAATATCACATTAAATTATACAGTTCCGGAATACAACAAATATATCAACTCAGAATATCAGTATTTATTAGAAGGTTTCCAGAATGATTGGAGCGAATGGAGCACAAAAGCAACGGTGAATTTTAAAAATCTTTCGCCGGGAAAATATACTTTTAAAGTAAGAGCCAAGTATGCCAATACTATTTTAGAAAATACGGCGACTTATACCTTTGTAGTTTTAAAACCCTGGTATTCGACAAACCTGGCGTGGTTTATTTATTTTCTTTTAATGCTTATACTGGCTTATTTTATCAATAAAGCTTACACAAATTATTATCGTAAACAGGAAGAGAAATTAATAGAAGAGAATAATCTTTTACTGGAAATTAAAGAATTAGAAAACGAACAGCAATTAATGAAACTTAGAAACGAACAGTTGTCGCAGGATGTCGATAATAAAAATCGGGAACTGGCAGTTTCGACAATGAGTTTGAACAGTAAAAACGAATTGCTGGCGTTTATTAAAGAAGATTTGAAAAAAACGACTCAAAATGACAGTAACAATATTAAATCTGTTATTAGTACGATTAATAAAAATATAACCGAAGAAGATTCCTGGAATGTCTTTAAGGAAGCGTTTGACAACGCCGATAAAGATTTCCTGAAAAGAATAAAACAACAGCATCCGTTATTGACACCAAACGATTTACGTCTTTGTGCGTATTTGCGATTAAACCTTTCTTCAAAAGAAATTGCACCTTTATTTAATATTTCGGTTCGAAGTGTTGAAATTAAAAGATATCGTTTGCGTAAAAAAATGGATTTGCAGCATGAAATTGGTTTAGTTGAATATATTCTTGCTGTATAG
- the uvrA gene encoding excinuclease ABC subunit UvrA encodes MQIDLSTLDPKHNIIIKGAQVHNLKNVDVAIPRNKLVVITGLSGSGKSSLAFDTLYAEGQRRYVESLSSYARQFLGRLDKPKVEYIKGIAPAIAIEQKVNTTNARSTVGTSTEIYDYMKLLFTRVGRTYSPISGQEVKKNTVTDVVSDVKNLELDSKWLLLSPIHLEEGRQLEDKLKVLLQQGFARILVENEMVRLDEFTPTELHKLDNKDILLIIDRIVVKDEEEFYNRLADAVQTAFYEGKGICYLQELNSDKRFTYSNNFELDGITFLEPNVHLFSFNNPYGACPVCEGYGNIIGIDADLVVPNTSLSVFESAIYPWRGESMSWYKDELVKHAYKFDFPIHKPYFELSEDQKDLIWKGNQYFQGLNDFFKELEEKNYKIQNRVMLSRYRGKTKCNSCRGKRLREEASYVKINGKTVSDLVDLPIKHLVTFFKNIDLNVYEQQIAKRLMIEINNRLSFLTEVGLDYLTLNRNSATLSGGESQRINLATSLGSSLVGSMYILDEPSIGLHPKDSERLIKVLLSLRDLGNTVIVVEHDEDIMKAADMIIDIGPEAGTFGGHLVAQGTYDEILKSDSLTAKYLNGDLEISVPKKRRKFKNHIDIVGARENNLKNINVTFPLDVLTVITGVSGSGKSTLIKKILFPAMQKKLENAAEKAGQFSEIKGSFSQIKHIEYVDQNPIGRSSRSNPVTYIKAYDDIRDLYAKEKLSKIRGYQAKHFSFNVDGGRCETCKGEGSINVEMVFMADVSLPCETCGGKRFKKEILEINFDEKNINDILTMTIDDAIAFFEKNKQSKITQKLQPLQDVGLGYVQLGQSSSTLSGGEAQRIKLASFLVKGATKDKALFVFDEPTTGLHFHDIKKLLTSFDALIEKGHSIIVIEHNLDLIKCADWIIDLGPEGGENGGHLLAVGTPEDVVKEKKSVTGVYLKDKLS; translated from the coding sequence ATGCAAATCGATCTTTCTACACTCGACCCAAAACATAATATTATAATTAAAGGCGCACAGGTACATAATTTAAAAAATGTAGATGTCGCCATTCCCCGCAATAAACTTGTAGTAATTACAGGGCTTTCAGGATCAGGTAAATCCAGTTTAGCATTTGATACTTTATATGCCGAAGGACAACGTCGTTATGTAGAGAGTTTATCATCGTATGCGCGTCAATTTTTGGGGCGTTTAGACAAACCAAAAGTGGAGTACATTAAAGGTATTGCACCGGCAATTGCTATCGAGCAAAAAGTAAACACAACCAATGCACGTTCGACTGTTGGAACATCAACTGAGATTTACGATTATATGAAACTTTTGTTCACCAGAGTTGGTCGTACTTATTCACCAATTTCAGGGCAAGAGGTTAAAAAAAATACCGTTACCGATGTTGTTTCCGATGTAAAAAATCTGGAATTAGATAGTAAATGGCTGCTCCTTTCTCCTATTCATCTTGAAGAAGGACGACAATTAGAAGACAAACTAAAAGTACTTCTACAACAAGGTTTTGCCCGTATTTTAGTCGAGAATGAAATGGTTCGTTTAGATGAATTTACGCCTACAGAACTTCATAAATTAGATAACAAAGATATTTTACTGATCATTGACAGAATCGTAGTCAAAGACGAAGAAGAATTCTATAATCGTCTGGCAGATGCTGTACAAACTGCTTTTTATGAAGGAAAAGGAATTTGCTATTTACAGGAATTAAACTCTGATAAAAGATTTACTTATTCTAATAATTTTGAGCTTGACGGAATTACATTTTTAGAGCCAAACGTACATTTATTCAGCTTTAATAATCCGTATGGCGCTTGTCCGGTTTGTGAAGGTTACGGAAACATTATTGGTATCGATGCTGATTTGGTGGTTCCAAATACTTCTTTATCAGTTTTTGAAAGCGCTATTTATCCCTGGCGAGGCGAAAGCATGAGCTGGTACAAAGACGAATTGGTAAAACACGCTTATAAGTTTGATTTCCCAATTCACAAACCTTATTTTGAACTTTCAGAAGATCAAAAAGATTTAATCTGGAAAGGAAATCAATATTTTCAAGGTTTAAATGATTTCTTTAAAGAACTTGAAGAAAAAAATTATAAGATTCAAAATCGTGTCATGTTATCCCGTTACCGTGGAAAAACAAAATGCAACTCTTGTCGCGGAAAACGCTTACGCGAAGAAGCTTCATACGTAAAAATTAATGGCAAAACGGTTTCAGATTTAGTCGATTTACCAATTAAACATTTGGTTACTTTTTTCAAAAATATCGATTTGAATGTTTACGAACAGCAAATCGCGAAACGTTTAATGATCGAAATCAACAATCGTTTGTCATTCCTGACAGAAGTTGGTTTAGATTATCTGACATTAAATAGAAATTCGGCAACACTTTCAGGAGGAGAATCTCAGCGTATTAACCTTGCAACTTCATTAGGAAGCAGTTTGGTTGGTTCAATGTACATTCTTGATGAACCAAGTATTGGTTTACATCCAAAAGACTCTGAACGCCTGATTAAGGTTTTACTTTCACTTCGTGATTTGGGCAATACCGTTATTGTAGTCGAGCACGACGAAGATATTATGAAAGCTGCGGATATGATTATAGACATTGGTCCGGAAGCCGGAACATTTGGAGGTCATTTAGTAGCACAGGGAACATATGATGAAATCTTAAAATCAGACTCGTTAACAGCAAAATACTTAAATGGTGATTTAGAAATTTCCGTTCCAAAAAAGAGACGAAAGTTCAAAAATCATATTGATATTGTTGGTGCCAGAGAAAACAATTTAAAAAACATTAATGTTACTTTCCCTTTAGATGTCTTAACTGTTATTACAGGAGTTTCAGGAAGTGGAAAAAGTACCTTGATTAAGAAAATTTTATTTCCTGCCATGCAGAAAAAACTGGAAAATGCAGCTGAAAAAGCTGGTCAATTCAGCGAAATAAAAGGTTCTTTTTCGCAAATAAAACATATTGAATATGTTGATCAAAACCCAATTGGCAGAAGTTCAAGATCAAATCCGGTAACGTATATCAAAGCTTATGATGATATTCGTGATTTGTATGCCAAAGAAAAATTATCCAAAATAAGAGGTTATCAGGCTAAACATTTTTCCTTTAATGTTGATGGAGGCCGTTGCGAAACCTGTAAAGGTGAAGGCTCTATTAATGTCGAAATGGTCTTTATGGCCGATGTTTCATTGCCTTGTGAAACCTGTGGAGGAAAACGTTTCAAAAAAGAAATTTTAGAAATCAATTTTGACGAGAAAAATATCAATGATATTTTGACGATGACGATCGATGATGCAATTGCTTTTTTCGAAAAAAACAAACAAAGCAAAATCACTCAAAAATTACAACCGCTGCAGGATGTAGGTTTAGGATATGTACAATTGGGACAATCTTCATCAACACTTTCTGGTGGTGAAGCGCAACGTATTAAGCTGGCTTCATTTTTAGTAAAAGGTGCAACAAAAGACAAAGCTTTATTTGTTTTTGATGAACCTACAACCGGTTTGCATTTTCATGATATCAAAAAATTATTGACTTCATTTGACGCTTTAATAGAAAAAGGACATTCAATAATTGTAATTGAACACAATCTTGACTTAATAAAATGTGCCGACTGGATTATCGATTTAGGCCCTGAAGGTGGAGAAAACGGCGGACATTTACTAGCTGTTGGAACTCCGGAAGATGTCGTAAAAGAGAAAAAATCTGTTACCGGAGTTTATTTGAAAGATAAACTTTCTTAA